A single window of Solea solea chromosome 9, fSolSol10.1, whole genome shotgun sequence DNA harbors:
- the rpl36 gene encoding large ribosomal subunit protein eL36 yields the protein MAVRYPMAVGLSKGHPVTKNVTAPKHSRRRGRLTKHSKFVRDMIREVCGFAPYERRAMELLKVSKDKRALKFIKKRIGTHIRAKRKREELSNVLAAMRKAAAKKE from the exons atGGCCGTGCGCTACCCAATGGCCGTTGGCCTCAGTAAAGGTCACCCAGTTACCAAAAACGTAACTGCCCCTAAACACAGTCGCCGACGCGGG CGTCTGACCAAACACAGCAAATTTGTTCGCGACATGATTCGCGAGGTGTGCGGTTTTGCTCCGTATGAGAGGCGAGCCATGGAGCTGCTGAAAGTGTCCAAGGACAAGAGAGCTCTCAAGTTCATCAAGAAGAGG ATTGGAACTCACATTCGCGccaagagaaagagggaggagctgAGCAACGTGCTGGCTGCCATGAGAAAGGCCGCTGCCAAGAAGGAATAA
- the pde6d gene encoding retinal rod rhodopsin-sensitive cGMP 3',5'-cyclic phosphodiesterase subunit delta — MSSDEDRAKEILKGFKLNWMNLRDAETGKVLWQGTEDLSVPGVEHEARVPKKILKCKAVSRELNFSSSEKLEKFRLEQKVFFKGQCLEEWFFEFGFVIPNSTNTWQSLIEAAPESQMMPANVLTGNVIIETKFFDDDLHVSTSRVRLFYV; from the exons ATGTCTTCAGACGAAGACAGGGCCAAGGAGATTCTGAAAGGCTTCAAATT AAACTGGATGAACCTTCGAGATGCAGAGACGGGCAAAGTTCTGTGGCAGGGAACTGAAGACCTCTCTGTACCTGGAGTGGAACATGAAG CTCGCGTCCCTAAAAAGATCCTGAAGTGTAAAGCAGTCTCCAGAGAACTGAACTTCTCCTCCTCGGAAAAACTGGAGAAATTCAGACTGGAGCAGAAGGTTTTCTTCAAAGGACAGTGTCTAGAAG AATGGTTCTTCGAGTTTGGCTTTGTCATCCCCAACTCCACCAACACGTGGCAGTCTCTGATAGAAGCAGCTCCAGAGTCGCAGATGATGCCGGCTAATGTTCTAAC TGGTAATGTGATCATTGAGACCAAGTTCTTCGACGACGACCTCCACGTCAGCACCTCCAGGGTACGACTCTTCTACGTCTGA